ATCTGTGGATCGTCATCTCCTTATGGGCCATGTTATAATAGGCATTAAAGTCTAAAATtcgcttttattattatttggttTTCGGGAAGAAGAAGAACCATAACAAACGACTTTTGCTCGTTTCTTTAGAGAAAATACCAACGAAAAAAGAAGGGTTATGGGTTTTCTATAGAACGGTCACACGGTTTTCTTAAAtagaattaaatatatttaaaaattttaaatataaatatatatttttccagagGTAAAAATTAAGACTTTTTGTGGCCAgttgttaaaatacaaaaatgttcgATATTGTTAAGTGAACTTACCaattcataaattatatattatttataactttaaaacaTCTGAAAAACCAAGATCATTTTCAAGATTTAATTATCTTTGAATTCATCGTACAAAGAAATTTTCAGAAACCTTTAAATTAGTATTAACACTGGCTTCATCCGAGTAAAACAACATTTTCGAagggtttattttatgaattccAATTTGTTTAAATCTTTTATTCCTATAATAGCATCATTGTTTTTTTACGAACTTCACACAATAAAGCTGTAATGAAAACATAATATGGGATATTGAAACATAAGCGATTATGttgactttaatttaaacaagatGAATGATTACATTAAATTAACATATAAAAGTGTTAACTAGAAGTGTCTGTAATCTGTTTGTTATGAAAGATTCTATAGGGCAAATCCCATGTAAAAAGATTCACCCATTAATACGAATGATACTCGGCTAATTGAAGTGTTTACTATAAATCCAAGCGTTTCTTACAATTATCTAAATTTGGGAGAAACTTTTTGAAAACCAAACTAATTGCTGAAACGTGATGGGTCGTGAAATTAATCAAAGGCACCACTTAACTCCACTTGTGACCACACCAAGTCGTTCTTTTGACCTCGTTTAGGTTGACTTAGGCTTACTTACACTTATCGATTGGGCCCACTTCCCAACagctcatcatcatcgtcgggTTCATCGTAGAAGCTGTGGTCCATCATGCTGCTATCCCCGCTTTCCATCTTCATAAAGCTCATGCTTTCCAAGTTCCTGAGCTCGGCCTCCAGTTCTTCGCGCCGGCACTCTATGAAGATGTCGGCATCACTTTTGCTTTTACTCATCAATTTCTCCGTTATCGCAGAGTGCGCTTTTGGCCGATAGAAGAGATGGGGCTTAGTTATGgttcttatattatttttggaataTATCATGGTTGCTTCCCAGCTCTTGAAGTCCTTCAGCCGGGCCATTTTGTATTCCAATCTCCGGATCTCGAATTGCTTCTGTTTTCTATTCAAGAACAGCGACTCGCGCTCCTTCCTGAGCTGCGCTCTTTCCTGCAGTTCCTGCTTCTCCACTTTCTTCTCTATCTCGGCCTTCTTGTCCTCCTTGCTCTTCAGACGCGACTCCTCCTGGCAGAACTTCTGCAATGTGCCCAGCAGCGACCCGAACATGCGGCGATTTCGTGCCCGCGACTCGGAATCTGTTCCCTGCGCCTCGACTACCTCCTTTTTGGATGGAAGTTCCCGAATGACCCGAGAGTTTATCCTTGGCGGACGACCGTCGTTCTCCTCGATGGGAAACCGGGGAGTCGCAGACTTGGAGTCGTAGATGCGGCGCTTGTTGTTGAAGGGGCCGTTCCCGGGACCGTTCCGCATGAACTGCCTGTTGTCGCCGCCGTTGCTGTCACTGTTGTTCTTCTTCCCATCCTGGTTGTATTTGAACTTATCCGTCCTAAAAAAGGCAGCAGAAATACCATTAATTGGATGAGCAATCTCCAATTGGGAGCATTACCTTTGCTGGGCATGGGGGGCATCCTTCGTGTGAACATGGACGCGGCCAGATATGCGGCGGATATTCTCATTGAGGGTAACCAGGGACTGCTTGGCCGTGTTCAGCTTTTTCTCCAAGTCATCAACAGTCGAAAGACCCGAGTCATTAACCATTATTCCCACGTATCGGTTCGGCTTCTATTTAAATCTCAATTTGcacaccgattttcataaaagaattaaaaaaaagtttgttcGAGATGGCAGTTGACAAATGAGAGTGGGTTCGATAAAAATGGAGCGATAGACGCAAAAGTGGACAGCCCGCAGTACGGCCGACTTTCAGCGTTTTAGTGTGCCCAGAGTCAAGGAAGCGGAAATCTTCGCGTCTGTCTTGGATTTTTACAATAGCCGGCGGGCACACTGCCAcgagataaatatttttcaacaaataaataaataaataaataaatcttggCGGTTAGAAACAAATCAATGGACAGCAGCAACGATCTGTCGGATGAGCTGATCCGCCGCCTCAGCGTGGGCGGGGCTCTGGGTAAGCCGGATCCTTGGGATTCCCAATTGGGGACGCACCTGTTGTAACTGTGTGGCTTGTTATTTTCAGAGGAGGTGATTGCCAGCGAAATCTTCCAGGAGACGACCATCTACGAGGACAGTAACGATGTGGAGGCAGAGGCGGAGCCGGATGACATCATTATAGTGCACATGGATATCCGGGAGCCGCTCAGCACGCTGAGGTTAGCAGTTCCTAGACACCAGCAGGGGTTTATCTCACATCTCTTCTTCTTTCTACCCGCAGGAAACTTGTTGAGCAGAAGATCGACGTGAGCCTCAATTACTACACATTTTGGCTGCAGGATGCGCAGGAGGTGAGTGAACCGAGCTCCTATGGAGTCTTTTTAACTTATATAAACCTCTTACCCTTTCAGCTGGAAGCGCACAAGAACCTGGTGGATCAGTGCGTCAAGGGCGAGGGCCTGGTACAGATTAATGTGCAAATACAAACCATAGGCAAGCGCATCAACATCGCCGATGTTCTGAAACCCACGGAAGATGCACTGGCTGCCCTGGCCTCGGAGGAAGGGACGGGCCAGCTCACCCCGCCCGAAACCGCCAGCAGTACCAGTGAAAGCTCCAGCAAAACGCCCACGAAACGAAAGATCAAGGAGGAGTCTGAAGACGAGGGCGTGGAGGCCGGCAAGGAAGTGAAACCAGTCCTGAATTGGGTGCTAGACAGCAAGTTTAAGCGGGAGCAGGCGCGTCTGAAGATACCCGAGGCAGCTAGCGAGTGGACGCAGTCCCATGTGACCCACTGGCTGGAGTGGGCCGTCAAGCAGTTTGAACTGAAGGACATCAACATGAGCGACTGGCAGATCAACGGCCAGGAGCTGTGCAGTATGACGCACCAGCAGTTCTCTCGTAAGCTGCCCCGCGATCCCGGCAACGTCTTCTGGACGCACCTGCAGCTGCTCAAGGAGTGCAACTTTGTGTCCGTCGTGCACAAGCAGGCGGAGGAGCTGAGGAAACCCAAGCAGCCCAGGATTATGTCGGCCACAGGGGGGTCTGTATCCCTGGAACAGCGAATCATGAGGAAATCCTACCAGAGTGTAAAGAGTGCCGATTGTGAGTTCATCGAAAACCCACCAAAAAGCTTgtatatataacatttttccatTTGCAGCCGCTGAAAGTTGTTCTCCCGCGCCACAAAGTCCCACCAACTACACCACCATAGGTTCCGGCAAcaatggccaagtgcagctGTGGCAGTTCCTGCTCGAGATCCTCACCGACTCCGAGCACACGGACATCATCGAGTGGGTGGGCACCGATGGAGAGTTTAAGCTGAGCGACCCGGATCGCGTGGCCCGTCTGTGGGGTGAGAAGAAGAACAAACCCGCCATGAACTACGAGAAGCTGTCGAGGGCGCTTCGATACTACTACGATGGGGATATGATCTCCAAGGTGTCCGGCAAGCGGTTTGCCTACAAATTCGACTGCGACCTGCGCCTCCTGACTGGCTACGATGCCCGGGAGTTGTCCCGGCTGGTGAACGAGCGAAAAAAGTCGCCCGAGCATCTGGCCGCCATAGAAGCCATTAAGGAGGATACATGACATGGCGCGATCGTGGTCAAGGTGGAACCCGATATACTCTGGAAGTACGAGGAGCCTTAGCGCCGACTGACCTGGTCGGAAGGCGGCGCCTGCAAAATTATACAACTTGTTACGTATTTTACACTCTTAAGGCACACGATTTTATTATTCAATTCGTATTCGTTAAGCTCCATAATCTCTGTCTACCTAAGCTATGGCTATAAGTATAAACACTTTACTCTTAATCTGAATAGTATCTATATAGTTTGTATATTGAATATTGTTCGTTACATGATTGTTGCGATTTTTGTAAAATCCATAAAACTAAATTCATTTCCACGCGATTTCCATTtgctttttttcttattttttcggCTGTTCCTGCACGGCATCGTTGTGTGTTGATgatggttttgtttgttgtgaTTTTACGTGACTAGCTGGCTTGCTTAACTGATCTAACTAACTCTAAGCGTGGGCATTTAGCGGCTCCAGCTAAATGGAGTCGATCtcgctgatgatgatgatgatgatgatggcctgGCGGAATGTGCACGCAAATGCTCCTCCCCCGACTGAACTGGCGCTAGATCCTATCGCTAGCCCCGTCAGCCGGGATAATACTTCATTACATTAAgttttgagtttgagtttgagtCTGAGTTTGTGATGCGGCGGTTACAGCTCCGTGGTGATCTCGTCCTGCGGTCGAAAGCCCAGCTTGTAGAACTCGTCCTCCAGCCAGAGCGAGCTGGCGTTGAGATCACTGATGAGATTCCCGCTCTTCAGCGTGTTGAAGCTGCTCCCAAAGGGATCCGAGGCCCTCGGCTCCTCGAACTCGTGCAGGCTGATCAGCGATCCGAAGAGGTGCAGCTTCTGCTGCGCCGAGGCGCTGCTGTTCCTGTCCCCGGCCATCAGCTCGCCCACTCCCTGAGGCGTCGCTGTCGGCGTCACCTGTTGCCGGAAGATGCTGGCCTGCTGTAGTTGCTTCTTCTTCGCCGGAGCCGCATAAAGCACCTCGTGATGACCACTACCGCCGCCGTGAGAGGCCTGGAAGAAGTCAATCAGCTGGCCCACCTGGGGCTTGTACCGCTCCAGAGCTTGCTCAGACCAGGCATACAGCCGGGACCAGTCCGGCGGAGGCGCTGGAATCAGCTCAATCGGCCTGTTCAGCAGGATGAGCAGCTTGGCCAGGTCCCGGACAATGGGCCGGTAGGAGTTGGCAGCCGCCACCTCGCCGGACAGATAGAGCTTTCGGATTTGCCGGCGGGTGTCGTTCAGCATGGCCAGGAAGTACTCGGCATTCGGTCGCATTTCGTTCAGCTGCCTCATAAAGTCCGCCCGGTCCATGGTGTTTTCGTTGATCAGCTTCTGCTTTACGGACTTTCGTCGACGCTTCCTTTTCACCAGCATCACGGCCACAGCCAGGAGGGATAGGCAGACCAGGAAGCCGCCCAACAGCCCCGCCAGAGCGGCCATCAGCGGACCAGAGTAGCCCGTGGGCACGCACACTCGTCCCATGAACTCAGTGTGCGCTGACCATTGTTCCAGGTAGTCGGCAGGGCACTGATCCACGCATTGCCTGGTGTCCGTTACCAGGTACATGGGGCACTTGATGCAGCCCGCCTTATTGCAGCGCTGGCAGTGGGAGCTCGTCGTTGCCGGGCAGCCTGTGGATAAACAAGAAGATGGGAAACGGAATTGGGTTAGTCACTCTGTGGGTCACTCTTTGAGGGAGAGCCTCAATTAGCGCTGATCAGCATAATTGTCCCCTCATTTGCATGGGAGCACAGCACGAGCACAGCACTCCCACAGGCAATTGTCCAAGTTAATGTCAATGAGTTACAGCATCCCCAAGCCAAAGGGGAGGAGGGACTAAAAACTACACTTGGAATTTAGAAGtcttttgtaaaattatttttaaattccagAGAAGCCAAGTTATAGGAAAACCTTaactaatttcttttataaatacattttaaagttgataatatattcccttt
Above is a genomic segment from Drosophila kikkawai strain 14028-0561.14 chromosome 3R, DkikHiC1v2, whole genome shotgun sequence containing:
- the Pnn gene encoding pinin, which codes for MVNDSGLSTVDDLEKKLNTAKQSLVTLNENIRRISGRVHVHTKDAPHAQQRTDKFKYNQDGKKNNSDSNGGDNRQFMRNGPGNGPFNNKRRIYDSKSATPRFPIEENDGRPPRINSRVIRELPSKKEVVEAQGTDSESRARNRRMFGSLLGTLQKFCQEESRLKSKEDKKAEIEKKVEKQELQERAQLRKERESLFLNRKQKQFEIRRLEYKMARLKDFKSWEATMIYSKNNIRTITKPHLFYRPKAHSAITEKLMSKSKSDADIFIECRREELEAELRNLESMSFMKMESGDSSMMDHSFYDEPDDDDELLGSGPNR
- the Ets97D gene encoding DNA-binding protein Ets97D: MDSSNDLSDELIRRLSVGGALEEVIASEIFQETTIYEDSNDVEAEAEPDDIIIVHMDIREPLSTLRKLVEQKIDVSLNYYTFWLQDAQELEAHKNLVDQCVKGEGLVQINVQIQTIGKRINIADVLKPTEDALAALASEEGTGQLTPPETASSTSESSSKTPTKRKIKEESEDEGVEAGKEVKPVLNWVLDSKFKREQARLKIPEAASEWTQSHVTHWLEWAVKQFELKDINMSDWQINGQELCSMTHQQFSRKLPRDPGNVFWTHLQLLKECNFVSVVHKQAEELRKPKQPRIMSATGGSVSLEQRIMRKSYQSVKSADSAESCSPAPQSPTNYTTIGSGNNGQVQLWQFLLEILTDSEHTDIIEWVGTDGEFKLSDPDRVARLWGEKKNKPAMNYEKLSRALRYYYDGDMISKVSGKRFAYKFDCDLRLLTGYDARELSRLVNERKKSPEHLAAIEAIKEDT
- the T48 gene encoding uncharacterized protein T48; its protein translation is MCRGGAELSAMSWLVLVLSWGAIGTRAATPFAKEYRSAGLFKGNTLVDLDGSTTLDVGAEKPTSSSSGLSGGGFKSESSVVLPGMHLNTGCPATTSSHCQRCNKAGCIKCPMYLVTDTRQCVDQCPADYLEQWSAHTEFMGRVCVPTGYSGPLMAALAGLLGGFLVCLSLLAVAVMLVKRKRRRKSVKQKLINENTMDRADFMRQLNEMRPNAEYFLAMLNDTRRQIRKLYLSGEVAAANSYRPIVRDLAKLLILLNRPIELIPAPPPDWSRLYAWSEQALERYKPQVGQLIDFFQASHGGGSGHHEVLYAAPAKKKQLQQASIFRQQVTPTATPQGVGELMAGDRNSSASAQQKLHLFGSLISLHEFEEPRASDPFGSSFNTLKSGNLISDLNASSLWLEDEFYKLGFRPQDEITTEL